A genomic stretch from Desulfotignum balticum DSM 7044 includes:
- a CDS encoding type I restriction enzyme HsdR N-terminal domain-containing protein has translation MTLTQLITDYITGNEINLVGPEISRQNFEKFLVETNGYKKQEIHVNEPLTVQFKGEDYISCIDLVVCVQDRAVMAVTCVAGSIGSYEREILAGARLVRNYQIPFAVSTDAKDAVVMDTRSGKTIGKGLAAVPSRKQLEKKLPDLVFEPLDENRKEREMIIYRSFNMEKINR, from the coding sequence ATGACCTTAACACAACTGATTACAGATTATATCACCGGAAATGAGATCAACCTGGTCGGGCCTGAAATCAGCCGGCAGAATTTTGAAAAATTTCTGGTGGAAACCAATGGGTACAAAAAACAGGAAATTCACGTGAACGAACCATTGACTGTTCAGTTCAAAGGGGAAGATTATATCTCTTGCATTGATCTGGTGGTCTGTGTCCAAGATCGGGCCGTCATGGCCGTGACCTGTGTGGCCGGTTCCATCGGCTCATATGAAAGAGAAATTCTGGCCGGGGCCCGGCTGGTCAGAAACTATCAGATTCCCTTTGCCGTGTCCACGGATGCCAAAGATGCCGTGGTCATGGACACGCGGTCGGGCAAAACCATCGGCAAGGGGCTGGCAGCTGTGCCGTCCCGGAAACAGTTGGAAAAAAAACTGCCGGACCTTGTGTTTGAACCGTTGGATGAAAACAGAAAGGAGCGGGAGATGATCATCTACCGCTCCTTTAACATGGAAAAAATCAATCGTTGA
- a CDS encoding 4Fe-4S dicluster domain-containing protein — protein MAKGKSVIHVIDTHWCKGCGICVHFCPKQVLELDKSGKARAVRPEDCIACKLCELRCPDLAIQIQEIQEGENDSKR, from the coding sequence ATGGCAAAAGGCAAATCAGTCATCCATGTAATTGATACCCACTGGTGCAAAGGGTGCGGTATCTGTGTTCACTTCTGTCCCAAACAGGTACTGGAACTGGACAAAAGCGGCAAAGCCCGGGCGGTCCGACCCGAAGATTGCATCGCCTGCAAATTGTGTGAACTTCGTTGCCCTGATCTGGCAATACAAATACAAGAAATTCAGGAAGGGGAAAATGACTCAAAACGATAA
- the obgE gene encoding GTPase ObgE gives MKFVDEAVITIQSGDGGPGCTSFRRERFIERGGPDGGDGGDGGHVILKVDPGKRTLYDLHRQKMHRAQNGAPGMGRQKHGKNGNHCYINLPAGTLIRDAETDQTIVDLTRQGDEYIIAEGGKGGRGNKRFATSTNRAPRYSQPGLPGVERKLKLELKLLADVGIVGLPNAGKSTLIAAMSAARPKIGAYPFTTLTPTLGMVTPPFGEPFAVADIPGLIKGAHQGTGLGIKFLKHIERTGILIHLIDAGAIDPQEPLADFTVVNQELTLYSRTLADKARIIVLNKIDLAGTDHRVASFCRAVPDFEVHTISAATGQGVDKLIQLLASRLQKE, from the coding sequence GTGAAATTTGTTGATGAGGCAGTTATCACCATTCAATCCGGTGACGGGGGGCCTGGATGCACCTCTTTCAGACGAGAGCGGTTCATCGAGCGGGGCGGACCGGACGGCGGTGACGGCGGCGACGGTGGCCATGTCATATTAAAAGTGGATCCGGGTAAACGGACCCTGTATGACCTTCACCGCCAGAAGATGCACCGGGCTCAAAACGGCGCTCCGGGAATGGGCCGCCAGAAGCATGGCAAAAACGGGAACCACTGCTATATCAACCTGCCGGCAGGTACCCTGATCCGGGATGCAGAGACGGATCAAACCATTGTGGATCTTACCCGGCAAGGGGATGAATACATCATCGCTGAAGGCGGGAAAGGCGGCCGCGGCAACAAACGGTTTGCCACATCCACCAACCGGGCTCCCAGATATTCTCAACCCGGACTTCCGGGTGTTGAACGCAAACTCAAGCTTGAACTGAAGCTTTTGGCGGACGTGGGCATTGTGGGACTTCCCAATGCCGGAAAGTCCACGCTTATTGCCGCCATGTCCGCAGCCCGGCCTAAAATCGGGGCATACCCGTTCACCACCCTGACCCCGACCCTGGGCATGGTCACACCGCCTTTTGGCGAACCGTTTGCCGTTGCCGACATCCCGGGGCTCATCAAAGGTGCCCACCAGGGAACCGGACTGGGGATCAAATTTCTCAAACACATTGAACGGACCGGCATTCTGATTCATCTGATCGATGCCGGTGCCATCGATCCCCAGGAACCCTTGGCGGATTTCACCGTCGTCAACCAGGAGCTCACTCTTTACAGCCGGACTCTGGCAGACAAAGCCAGAATCATCGTGCTGAACAAAATCGATCTGGCCGGGACCGATCACCGGGTGGCCAGTTTCTGCCGGGCAGTACCGGATTTTGAGGTCCACACCATTTCAGCCGCCACCGGGCAGGGGGTTGACAAGCTGATCCAATTGCTGGCATCCCGCCTTCAAAAAGAGTGA
- the rsfS gene encoding ribosome silencing factor, which yields MTDPSEELTPYLSAVFSRKPRSVTAIDVRSLTSYTDTLIIVEAGSHRQVTSLAEHIVTGLKAKNILSLGTEGIKEGEWALLDYGSRIIHIFETKAKAFYDLEGLWSDAPRVWTCPVLKRL from the coding sequence ATGACAGATCCTTCAGAAGAGCTGACACCCTACCTGAGTGCTGTTTTCAGCCGGAAACCCCGCTCGGTCACTGCCATTGATGTCCGTTCTTTAACCTCATATACCGACACGCTGATCATAGTCGAAGCCGGTTCCCACCGTCAGGTGACGTCTCTGGCCGAACACATCGTCACCGGACTGAAGGCAAAAAATATCCTGTCTTTGGGCACTGAAGGAATCAAGGAAGGGGAATGGGCTCTGCTGGATTACGGCAGCCGCATCATCCATATATTTGAAACCAAAGCCAAAGCATTCTATGATCTGGAAGGCCTGTGGAGCGACGCACCTCGCGTCTGGACCTGTCCGGTTTTGAAACGGCTTTAA
- a CDS encoding DUF6125 family protein: MNDAQPDFTDLSRQDKGRLMMDMVFRMIMHYGFWFAEVRHQMGMDAALDMMDAVVPRGTDITMKRMADILDFELKDGLPEAVADMDEDRLNELLKGLAKNWLVMDGVWFQAVEKTRGMNDAKRCNDSCWGMFSPYEAHAIKRFLNLGDRPGLEGLKKALNFRMYSFINTQSIVDESPKSFVFQMNECRVQAARKRKNLPDYPCKSAGLVEYTYFASAFDPNIKTTCIGCPPDAHPEEWFCAWRFSVE; this comes from the coding sequence ATGAACGACGCACAGCCTGACTTTACGGATCTGTCCAGGCAGGACAAGGGCCGGTTGATGATGGATATGGTGTTTCGCATGATCATGCATTACGGATTCTGGTTTGCTGAAGTCCGGCACCAGATGGGGATGGATGCGGCATTAGATATGATGGATGCCGTGGTGCCCAGGGGCACGGATATTACCATGAAACGCATGGCCGATATTCTGGATTTTGAATTAAAAGACGGGTTGCCCGAAGCGGTGGCGGACATGGATGAAGACCGGTTGAATGAACTGCTCAAAGGGCTGGCCAAAAACTGGCTGGTCATGGACGGCGTCTGGTTCCAGGCCGTGGAAAAAACCCGGGGCATGAATGATGCCAAACGGTGTAATGATTCCTGCTGGGGCATGTTTTCACCCTATGAAGCCCATGCCATTAAACGGTTTTTAAATCTGGGGGACAGACCGGGACTGGAAGGCCTTAAAAAAGCCCTGAATTTCAGGATGTATTCTTTCATCAATACACAATCAATTGTTGACGAAAGTCCTAAAAGTTTTGTATTTCAGATGAATGAATGCCGGGTTCAGGCAGCCAGAAAACGTAAAAATTTGCCGGACTATCCGTGCAAATCTGCCGGATTGGTTGAATACACCTATTTTGCATCGGCATTTGATCCGAATATCAAAACAACCTGTATCGGATGTCCCCCGGATGCCCATCCGGAGGAATGGTTTTGTGCATGGCGGTTCAGCGTGGAATAG
- the rpmA gene encoding 50S ribosomal protein L27, with the protein MSHKKAAGSSKNGRDSNAQRRGVKKFGGQAVSAGNIIVRQVGTKIHPGSNVGMGKDFTLFAMIDGVVTFERKGRDRKKVSVYAA; encoded by the coding sequence ATGTCACATAAAAAAGCAGCCGGTAGTTCAAAAAACGGCCGGGATTCAAATGCGCAGCGCCGGGGCGTGAAAAAATTCGGCGGACAGGCAGTTTCAGCCGGCAACATCATTGTCCGGCAGGTGGGTACCAAAATCCATCCGGGAAGCAATGTGGGTATGGGCAAGGACTTTACCCTGTTTGCCATGATCGACGGCGTGGTGACCTTTGAAAGAAAAGGCCGTGACCGTAAAAAAGTCAGTGTTTATGCCGCGTGA
- the rplU gene encoding 50S ribosomal protein L21, with protein MYAVIRTGGKQYKVQENQILKVEKLAGTEGSEIEFNDVLLYSDGETITPGNPVVENAVVRAHVVEQGRDRKQLVFKYKRRKGYRKMQGHRQHYTQIKIASISV; from the coding sequence ATGTACGCAGTGATCAGAACCGGCGGTAAGCAATACAAGGTTCAGGAGAACCAGATCCTGAAGGTTGAAAAACTGGCGGGAACCGAAGGTTCGGAAATTGAATTCAACGATGTGCTCCTGTACTCAGACGGAGAAACCATCACCCCGGGCAATCCCGTGGTGGAAAATGCAGTGGTCCGGGCCCATGTCGTGGAACAGGGCCGGGACAGAAAACAGCTGGTTTTCAAATACAAACGGCGTAAAGGGTACAGAAAAATGCAGGGCCACCGGCAGCATTACACCCAGATTAAAATTGCGTCCATATCCGTTTAA
- a CDS encoding pyruvate carboxylase subunit B, whose amino-acid sequence MTEHTQLETTQMNYGNDRPPAKNPLKVEDLSLRDGHQSLFATRGRTEDMIPVAERMDDIGFWAVEVWGGATFDTMHRFLGEDPWERLRTLKRYFKKTPLSMLLRGQNLVGYRNYADDVAKLFVKKTVDNGLEIFRTFDALNDYRNFESVVPVIKECGAHFQGCICYTLTEPRLGGEVYNLDYYIKKAKDLEAMGADSICIKDMAGLMAPYDAYQLVKALKANVKPLIHLHSHFTSGMSPMTHLKAVEAGVDIVDTCVTPYAYRTSHAALEPLVMALLGTNRDTGFDIKALADINEILEKEVMPKYKHLLDDTKVSLIDINVLLHQTPGGMLSNLVNQLREMDSLDKIGQVYKELPRVRKELGQIPLVTPTSQIVGTQTVNNVLFDTKEERYKMISGQVKDLCYGLYGKTSVPIDPEVQKKALKGYPRGEEPITCRPAQVLEPELEKAKQEIKDLAKNDEDLLLYALFPVTGKKFLKQKYGLEEMSDVLKPVSLEDVKKQDALIKKAKAGELMEKPCFEKTENTRMFNVFVDGECFEVGVEEQGGEPSISHVAPAAGTLPTSRTSAPEASPAAPEAPVQVKPEPGPVKQDAEKTGSASDTGTPVTAPMPGMVIRHEKQVGDAVEEGETVVVIEAMKMENALPAPKTGTVSAIHFDTGDAVAKGDVLAVID is encoded by the coding sequence ATGACGGAACACACTCAGCTTGAAACGACTCAGATGAATTATGGCAATGACCGTCCCCCGGCGAAAAATCCGTTAAAGGTGGAAGATCTTTCCCTGCGGGATGGTCACCAGTCTTTATTTGCCACCCGAGGCAGAACTGAAGACATGATTCCGGTGGCTGAACGGATGGATGATATCGGGTTCTGGGCCGTGGAGGTCTGGGGCGGCGCCACCTTTGACACCATGCACCGGTTTTTAGGGGAAGATCCCTGGGAGCGGCTGCGGACGCTGAAGCGGTATTTTAAAAAAACCCCGTTGTCCATGCTGCTCAGAGGGCAGAACCTGGTGGGGTACCGGAATTATGCCGATGATGTGGCCAAATTGTTTGTGAAAAAAACCGTGGACAACGGGTTGGAAATTTTCAGAACGTTTGATGCACTCAATGATTACAGGAATTTTGAAAGTGTGGTGCCGGTAATCAAGGAATGCGGGGCCCATTTCCAGGGATGTATCTGCTATACTTTGACCGAGCCCCGTTTGGGCGGCGAGGTCTACAACCTGGATTATTATATTAAAAAAGCCAAAGACCTGGAAGCGATGGGGGCAGACTCCATCTGTATCAAGGATATGGCCGGACTGATGGCACCCTACGATGCCTATCAGCTGGTAAAGGCGTTGAAAGCCAATGTCAAACCATTGATTCACCTGCACAGTCATTTCACCTCGGGCATGTCTCCCATGACCCATCTCAAAGCAGTGGAGGCCGGGGTGGATATCGTGGATACCTGTGTGACACCCTATGCGTATCGGACTTCCCATGCGGCCCTGGAACCGCTGGTCATGGCGCTACTGGGCACCAACCGGGATACCGGATTCGATATCAAGGCCCTGGCCGATATCAACGAGATCCTGGAAAAAGAGGTGATGCCCAAATACAAACATCTGCTGGATGACACCAAGGTGTCTTTGATCGACATCAACGTGCTGCTGCACCAGACACCCGGCGGGATGCTGTCCAATCTGGTGAACCAGCTGCGGGAGATGGATTCTTTGGATAAGATCGGCCAGGTGTACAAAGAACTGCCCCGGGTGAGAAAAGAACTGGGTCAGATTCCTTTGGTGACGCCCACCAGTCAGATTGTGGGCACCCAGACCGTGAACAATGTGCTGTTTGACACCAAAGAAGAGCGGTACAAGATGATCTCCGGCCAGGTCAAGGATCTGTGTTACGGCCTGTATGGAAAGACATCGGTTCCCATTGATCCGGAAGTTCAGAAAAAAGCGCTGAAAGGATATCCCCGAGGAGAAGAACCCATTACCTGCCGGCCGGCCCAGGTGCTGGAGCCGGAGCTGGAAAAAGCAAAGCAGGAGATCAAGGATCTGGCCAAAAACGATGAAGACCTGCTGCTGTATGCGCTGTTTCCCGTTACCGGCAAAAAATTCCTCAAGCAGAAATACGGGCTGGAAGAAATGTCGGATGTCCTTAAACCCGTTTCATTGGAGGATGTGAAAAAACAGGATGCTTTGATTAAAAAAGCAAAGGCCGGGGAGCTGATGGAAAAACCCTGTTTTGAAAAAACTGAAAATACCCGGATGTTCAACGTGTTTGTGGATGGCGAGTGTTTTGAGGTCGGAGTGGAAGAACAGGGGGGAGAACCGAGCATTTCCCATGTGGCACCGGCAGCCGGGACTTTACCCACCTCCCGGACTTCAGCACCCGAGGCCTCTCCGGCGGCACCCGAAGCACCGGTACAAGTCAAACCCGAACCAGGGCCTGTAAAACAGGATGCGGAAAAAACAGGTTCAGCCTCTGATACCGGCACCCCGGTGACAGCGCCCATGCCCGGCATGGTGATCCGGCATGAAAAACAGGTGGGAGATGCCGTGGAAGAAGGAGAAACCGTGGTGGTCATCGAGGCCATGAAAATGGAAAATGCCCTGCCGGCCCCAAAAACCGGGACTGTTTCCGCCATTCATTTTGACACGGGCGATGCCGTGGCCAAAGGAGACGTGCTGGCAGTGATCGACTGA
- a CDS encoding glycosyltransferase family 2 protein, which translates to MTQTDTPQISVIIPSFNRAWTLAHAIDSVLAQTVAPKEIIVVDDGSTDHTPEVLAAYGNRLWILNQPNQGVSSARNLGIGHSTGEFVALLDSDDQWKPEKLACQAAFFQAHPEAMICQTEELWVRNGVRVNPRKKHKKPSGLIFEPSLHLCLVSPSAVMIRKTLFERKGMFRQDFPVCEDYDFWLRVSMDTPIHLIDAALTVKFGGHADQLSRRHSQDRFRIEAILCLVRSGSLSHDQQKAAKSVLKEKCRIYGNGCARRGKQEEAQTYLALYHELEKGDVK; encoded by the coding sequence ATGACACAGACAGATACGCCCCAGATCAGTGTGATTATTCCCAGTTTCAACCGGGCATGGACCCTGGCCCACGCCATTGATTCGGTGCTGGCCCAGACTGTTGCACCCAAAGAGATCATTGTGGTGGATGACGGTTCCACCGATCACACCCCGGAGGTGCTGGCCGCGTATGGAAACCGCCTCTGGATACTGAATCAGCCCAATCAAGGGGTGAGCAGTGCCCGGAATCTGGGTATCGGTCACAGTACCGGCGAATTTGTGGCGTTACTGGATTCCGATGATCAATGGAAACCGGAAAAACTGGCATGCCAGGCCGCTTTTTTTCAAGCCCATCCCGAAGCCATGATCTGTCAGACCGAAGAACTCTGGGTCCGCAACGGGGTCCGGGTGAATCCCAGAAAAAAACACAAAAAACCCTCGGGCCTGATTTTTGAACCGTCTCTTCACCTGTGCCTGGTCAGCCCGTCCGCGGTGATGATCAGAAAAACACTGTTTGAACGCAAAGGGATGTTCAGGCAGGATTTTCCTGTGTGCGAGGACTATGATTTCTGGCTGCGGGTGAGTATGGATACCCCGATTCATCTTATTGACGCGGCTTTGACCGTCAAGTTCGGCGGACATGCGGATCAGCTTTCCAGGCGGCATTCCCAGGATCGGTTTCGCATTGAAGCGATCCTGTGTCTGGTCCGATCCGGATCATTGTCCCATGATCAGCAAAAAGCGGCAAAGTCCGTGCTCAAAGAAAAATGCCGGATTTACGGCAATGGCTGTGCCAGGCGGGGAAAACAAGAGGAAGCACAGACGTATCTGGCACTTTACCATGAACTGGAAAAAGGAGATGTCAAATGA
- a CDS encoding 2-oxoacid:acceptor oxidoreductase subunit alpha translates to MTQNDNIRFVQGNEACVEGALYAGLNFFAGYPITPSTEIAEHLSERLPRQGGKFIQMEDEIASMGAILGASLTGKKVMTATSGPGFSLKQEALGYACMAEIPCVITNVQRGGPSTGNPTHVSQGDVNQARWGTHGDHAIIALTASNNQDVFKITVEAFNLAETYRTPVIILLDEVVGHMREKLTLPEVDEIPVVSRLRTSVSKGVDYHPYLPREDGRLPMSDFGAEHRYNVTGLFHDMWGFPSNNPKVVSELLRHLVDKIENNVDSMTMYKEYWLDDADYILVSYGSSARSAIHIAKNRRARGVKIGVLELQTLWPFPADMVREKCANAKAVLVVEMNMGQVITQVKNAVDNPNNVFLANRIDGQLISPTDIKTILRMIQGKGV, encoded by the coding sequence ATGACTCAAAACGATAACATCAGATTTGTCCAGGGGAATGAAGCCTGTGTGGAAGGGGCCTTGTACGCGGGCCTCAATTTTTTCGCAGGATACCCCATCACCCCGTCCACGGAAATTGCGGAGCATTTGTCGGAACGTCTTCCCCGGCAGGGCGGAAAATTCATCCAGATGGAAGATGAAATCGCTTCCATGGGTGCCATTCTCGGGGCTTCTCTCACCGGAAAAAAAGTGATGACCGCCACTTCCGGACCCGGGTTTTCGCTCAAACAGGAAGCCCTGGGATATGCCTGCATGGCTGAAATCCCCTGCGTTATTACCAATGTCCAGCGGGGCGGGCCTTCCACAGGCAATCCCACCCATGTCAGCCAGGGAGATGTCAATCAGGCCAGGTGGGGGACCCACGGGGATCATGCCATCATCGCCCTGACCGCATCCAACAACCAGGATGTGTTCAAAATTACAGTGGAAGCGTTCAACCTGGCCGAGACCTACCGGACACCGGTTATTATCCTTCTGGATGAAGTGGTGGGTCACATGCGGGAAAAACTCACGCTTCCGGAAGTTGATGAGATTCCGGTGGTAAGCCGGCTGCGGACATCGGTTTCCAAAGGCGTGGATTACCATCCATATCTGCCCCGGGAGGACGGGCGGTTGCCCATGTCGGATTTCGGTGCCGAGCACCGGTACAATGTCACCGGCCTTTTCCATGACATGTGGGGATTTCCCAGCAACAACCCCAAAGTGGTGAGCGAACTGCTGCGCCATCTGGTGGACAAAATTGAAAACAACGTCGACAGTATGACCATGTACAAGGAATACTGGCTGGACGATGCCGACTATATCCTGGTGTCCTATGGGTCATCGGCCCGGTCCGCCATTCACATCGCCAAAAACCGCCGGGCCAGAGGCGTGAAGATCGGGGTCCTGGAACTCCAGACCCTGTGGCCGTTTCCCGCAGACATGGTCCGGGAGAAATGTGCCAATGCCAAAGCAGTGCTGGTGGTGGAAATGAACATGGGCCAGGTGATCACCCAGGTTAAAAACGCGGTGGACAATCCCAACAATGTATTTCTGGCCAACCGCATCGACGGCCAGCTGATCTCACCCACGGACATCAAAACCATCCTGCGAATGATCCAGGGAAAGGGGGTGTAA
- a CDS encoding acyl-CoA carboxylase subunit beta, with protein MGTTADNIQTLKCKEQEILKMGGDAALEKRREQGRLNARERLDYLFDKGTFRELDMFVTHRCTNFGMEKKQIPADGVVTGHGKVGGRIVFAYAQDFTARAGSLGEMQAKKICKIMDMALKAGAPVIGMNDSGGARIQEGIDALSGYGEIFFRNSACSGVIPQISAIMGPTAGGAVYSPAMTDFVFMVKKSSYMFITGPNVIKAVTGENISFEDLGGAMTHNEKSGVAQFACESDEDCIAQIKTLLSYLPANNMEDPPFIPPKDDPARTDPALDTLIPDRPNRAYDMKNVIKSIVDDGVFFEPHQYYAKNILVCFARLNGRSIGIIANQPSHLAGCLDINASDKATRFIRFCDAFNIPMLTIADVPGYLPGSKQEWGGIIRHGAKLLWCYSEATVPKLLLITRKDYGGSYLAMCSKHLGADMAFAWPSAEIAVMGAEGAANIIHAKEIKAADDPVAKRKEKIAEYNERFSNPYCAAARGYVDAVITPSQTRPRLIDALEALASKREMRPAKKHGNIPV; from the coding sequence ATGGGAACCACAGCAGATAATATTCAGACCCTGAAGTGCAAAGAGCAGGAAATTTTGAAAATGGGGGGAGACGCTGCGTTGGAAAAGCGGCGGGAACAGGGCCGGCTCAATGCCAGGGAACGGCTGGATTATTTGTTTGACAAAGGCACGTTCCGGGAACTGGATATGTTTGTCACCCACCGGTGTACCAATTTCGGTATGGAAAAAAAACAAATCCCCGCGGACGGGGTGGTGACCGGCCATGGTAAAGTGGGCGGCCGGATTGTGTTTGCCTATGCCCAGGATTTCACGGCCCGGGCCGGGTCCTTAGGCGAGATGCAGGCCAAAAAGATCTGCAAGATCATGGATATGGCATTGAAAGCCGGGGCCCCGGTCATCGGCATGAACGACTCAGGGGGTGCCAGAATTCAGGAAGGCATTGATGCGTTGTCCGGATACGGGGAGATATTTTTCAGAAATTCCGCGTGCTCCGGAGTGATTCCTCAGATCTCCGCCATCATGGGGCCAACCGCCGGCGGGGCTGTGTATTCCCCGGCCATGACCGATTTCGTGTTCATGGTGAAGAAAAGCAGCTATATGTTTATCACCGGTCCCAACGTGATCAAGGCGGTCACTGGTGAAAATATCTCCTTTGAAGACCTGGGCGGTGCCATGACCCACAACGAAAAATCCGGCGTGGCCCAGTTTGCCTGTGAATCCGATGAAGACTGCATTGCGCAGATCAAAACCCTGTTGTCCTATCTGCCGGCCAACAATATGGAAGATCCGCCTTTTATCCCGCCCAAAGATGATCCCGCCCGCACGGACCCGGCCCTGGACACCTTGATTCCGGACCGCCCCAACCGGGCGTATGACATGAAAAACGTGATTAAATCCATTGTGGATGACGGGGTGTTTTTTGAACCGCATCAGTATTATGCCAAAAATATCCTGGTGTGTTTTGCCCGGCTCAACGGCCGGTCCATCGGTATTATCGCCAATCAGCCCAGTCATCTGGCCGGGTGTCTGGATATCAATGCGTCGGACAAGGCCACCCGGTTCATCCGGTTCTGTGACGCCTTTAACATCCCCATGCTCACCATTGCGGACGTGCCCGGGTATCTGCCCGGCTCCAAGCAGGAATGGGGCGGCATCATCCGCCATGGGGCCAAGCTGCTGTGGTGTTATTCCGAGGCCACAGTACCCAAACTGCTGCTGATTACCCGCAAGGATTACGGGGGATCGTATCTGGCCATGTGCTCCAAACACCTGGGCGCGGACATGGCATTTGCCTGGCCCAGTGCGGAGATCGCGGTCATGGGAGCGGAAGGGGCCGCCAACATCATCCATGCCAAAGAGATCAAGGCGGCGGATGATCCGGTGGCCAAACGAAAGGAAAAAATCGCGGAATACAATGAGCGGTTTTCCAATCCCTATTGTGCGGCAGCCAGAGGATATGTGGACGCGGTGATCACACCTTCTCAAACCCGGCCCCGGCTCATTGATGCGCTGGAAGCGCTGGCCAGCAAACGGGAAATGCGTCCGGCCAAAAAACACGGGAACATTCCGGTATGA
- a CDS encoding 2-oxoacid:ferredoxin oxidoreductase subunit beta, translated as MTTKEFDFKYYIRSRFFPHIWCPGCGHGIVLGSLLRAVHELGLDKNEIVMTSGIGCSSRISGYVDFHSLHTIHGRALTFATGVKLAKPGITAIVPMGDGDALAIGGNHFIHAARRNIDITAIVMNNRIYGMTGGQFSPLSGLGKKATTAPYSSIDNQFDVVELAKSAGASFVARSTVFHATECKDLLKKAIAHKGFSVVEILTQCPTYFGRKNKEGDAVQMMESYKNNTVKIGSKKLETNPELIQRGIFVEDTQKAEYCEAYDNIIETAMKGNA; from the coding sequence ATGACCACAAAAGAATTTGATTTTAAATATTATATCCGAAGCCGGTTTTTCCCCCATATCTGGTGTCCGGGCTGCGGCCACGGTATTGTGCTGGGGTCTTTGCTGCGGGCGGTTCATGAACTGGGTCTGGATAAAAACGAAATCGTCATGACTTCCGGCATCGGGTGTTCCTCCCGGATCTCCGGATATGTGGATTTTCATTCTCTGCACACCATCCACGGCCGGGCTTTGACCTTTGCCACGGGTGTCAAGCTGGCCAAACCCGGCATCACCGCCATCGTTCCCATGGGAGACGGGGATGCCCTGGCCATCGGCGGCAATCACTTCATCCATGCAGCCAGACGTAATATCGATATCACGGCCATTGTCATGAACAACCGGATTTACGGCATGACCGGGGGACAGTTTTCCCCGTTGTCCGGGCTTGGCAAAAAAGCCACTACTGCCCCGTATTCTTCCATTGACAACCAGTTTGACGTGGTGGAACTGGCAAAAAGCGCCGGCGCCAGTTTTGTGGCCCGATCCACGGTGTTCCATGCCACCGAATGCAAGGATTTGCTGAAAAAAGCCATCGCCCACAAAGGATTTTCCGTGGTGGAAATCCTGACCCAGTGCCCCACCTATTTCGGACGGAAAAACAAAGAAGGGGATGCAGTCCAGATGATGGAATCTTACAAAAACAATACTGTCAAAATTGGGTCCAAGAAACTGGAAACCAACCCGGAACTGATCCAGCGGGGCATTTTTGTGGAAGACACCCAAAAAGCCGAATACTGTGAGGCCTATGACAACATCATCGAGACCGCAATGAAAGGAAACGCATAA
- the nadD gene encoding nicotinate-nucleotide adenylyltransferase, which produces MKAGLFGGTFNPLHMAHIRIAEHVKQCLALDTIFFFPSATPPHKPGVDLAPAKDRYDMVVKSLAHKKGLKPSDIEINRKGPSFTIDTVHAFKRHYGESHQFYLLMGSDAFFDTPTWKRQKDIFAAVAIVVMPRQGTGPDPDIRSFLDEHIAKGYTWHQEERQFVHDRLQPVRICPVPRIDISSTLIRNRVKQHLSIKGLVPPPVEKIINERNLYL; this is translated from the coding sequence ATGAAAGCCGGGCTTTTTGGCGGCACGTTCAACCCGCTTCATATGGCACATATCCGGATTGCCGAACATGTGAAACAATGCCTGGCACTGGACACCATCTTTTTTTTTCCTTCCGCCACCCCGCCCCATAAACCCGGAGTCGATCTGGCACCGGCAAAAGACCGTTATGACATGGTGGTCAAAAGCCTGGCACACAAAAAAGGGCTGAAACCGTCTGATATTGAAATCAATCGCAAAGGGCCATCCTTTACCATCGACACGGTTCACGCGTTTAAGCGGCACTATGGTGAATCGCATCAGTTTTATCTGCTCATGGGCTCAGATGCGTTTTTTGACACGCCGACCTGGAAAAGGCAAAAAGATATTTTTGCCGCGGTTGCCATCGTTGTCATGCCCAGACAGGGCACCGGCCCAGACCCGGATATCCGATCCTTTCTTGACGAACATATCGCAAAAGGGTACACATGGCATCAGGAGGAACGGCAATTCGTACATGACAGACTGCAGCCGGTCCGCATTTGTCCTGTCCCCCGAATTGACATATCCTCCACTTTGATACGCAACCGGGTGAAACAGCACCTTTCCATCAAAGGACTGGTTCCGCCACCGGTGGAAAAAATTATCAATGAAAGGAATTTATACTTATGA